Genomic window (Vicia villosa cultivar HV-30 ecotype Madison, WI unplaced genomic scaffold, Vvil1.0 ctg.001882F_1_1, whole genome shotgun sequence):
TATGTCTCCAAAGGTAGCCTCTTCAAAGTGGAGCATTTACAAATGGTTACCAAGTTGAGGCCCTTTGTCCGCACATTTCTTAAAGAAGCAAGTGAAATATTTGACTTGTGCATATACACTTTGGGTGATCGGAACTATTCATTAGAGATGGCCAAGCTGCTTGATCCTGAAAGGGAATACTTCAATGCTAATAGTAATGTGATTTCTCGAGATGATGGAACTCAAAACCGCAAGAAGCATCTCGGTATGGTGTTGGAGAATGAAAGTGCAATCCTAATTcttgatgatacaaaacacgtGAGTGCACTGCTAGTTTCTGACTTGTTTTGGCtgaattatttaatttatgtAGATTACAATTATGGAGAATCTATAAAATTAAAGTTATCTCATTTTATTGTGATGTATGAAAGTTTTGCAAACAAATTTTTTAGGTATGGCCGAAGCACAAAGATAATCTGATATTGATGAGGAGATACCTCTTTTTCAATTCAAGTTGTGAGCACTTTGGCTACAAATGCAAATCACTTGCTGAATTGCGGATAGATGAAAGTGAAACAGATGGAGCGCTTGCCAAAATGCTTGAAGTGCTCAAACATATACACTACACTTTCTTTAAAGAAAATCATGTTGACAGAGATGTGCGGCAGGTAGTCAGTTATCTTGTTAATATTGGTCTGTCTTCTACTTCTTGCATCTTGTTAACGGAAATATAAGCTAATTTGTCATGCCAGTATGATATATTCTGATGATTTAATTCTTGCAATCAATTCATGTTTCCTAGGTTTTGTCATCACTTCGAAGTGAAATCTTAAGAGGATGTGTGATCGTCTTAAGCCGTGCTTTATGTCGTGATTTCCATACACTCAAGAAGATAGCAAAGAAGCTAGGAGCTACTTGTTTAAATACACTTGAGCCCAATGTGACACATGTAGTTTCTAACAGTGTTGGAACTAGGGAGTCCAAGTGGGCACTGgaagaaaaaaagtttttggTTAATTCGCAATGGATAGAGGATGCAAATTTCTTCTGGCAAAAGCAGCCTGAAGAGAACTTCTCCGTCGAAGAAAATAACTAGTTTGTCGTTGTATAACACTGCTCTGTTGATAGTTTGTTTCGATTTTATAGTAGGCCAATCAACTACTAACATCCTCATTCTGATTATGGAAGATACTTCATTCGATGGTGAAGTGGTTCCGGTATTCATCTGCACAGTGGATTGTAAATTCTTTTCAAGTTAATTTGTGTTCTGGGTTGTCATGATTTCGGAGAAGACTAACCCGGTTCAAGAGTTTGCCCAATAAAAGTGTTGTATCCTAAGAAGTTGTATAGTAGTTTAGAAATACTTACATGTAATCTAGGAAATTGTACAGAGTACAGACATTGAATATTGACAGATTTACTTAATTCTGAAATGAAAATATGAATTGCATTTTGATGTAAGGTTTTCTGCAAAATGTTACTAGCATGATTTATGATTATAGTTCAttctaatttttattaatttttttgtaaatgaaatgttacttgaaaaaaaattagaaacatgGGTAAACTGTttcttgaaattttaaaaaaatcaattagatGTGGAGGGAGttcaaacttacagaaacgcatATCCACTTTTCAACGTCTAcgaaactaaatatattaaatttacaaGAAATCCATGTCGAGTTTTTAAGCTCTATAGAGCAACATCATCAACCACTGTATACTCTAAGACGACTCGTGATCCTGACTCTACATATTGGACAATGACTTAACTTTGATGCACAATCTCGACAAGTCATGTGCCCACATCCAAACGCCATATCTCTTCCTTCGGTCAGACAAACAGGACATGCAGATTGATTTTGTTCAtctgttgttgttggtggtgCTGCTGCTGTCGAAATGGATGGTGCTGTTGAAATGGTCGGTGCAGGACGAGAATAAATAACGGGAGGAGCTTTTGGAATTATTCTCTTTGCTCTTCCTGTTACGTGCCTGTTATCCATGTATacacaaagagaagaagaaaacataAAGATATTGCGTAAGATTGCATAGACGTATAAAAAAAGATGTGTGAAATTCTAGTGCGTGTCATTAGCATAAGACTTAGTAAAAATATCTTAGGTTAATATTTAAGGATCATACCCAAGTTTTCGAAATTCGATGCATGCTTTGTATTGGAAAGGGATCTCCATGAGAGAGGCGAGAGCAAAAGCTGCTTCTTTCTCGGCAGGACTTGAGTTTTTAGACATAATCTTCGTGAAATTAACAAACTGTACAAAACGGACAAATTATTTGACCAATTGATAAAAAAGAATGTTACAATTTTCTCAGTTGTTAGATTCATTTAACGACTAGAGACTTTATCCGTTAGATTATCCTATACTCAACGTTTCACCGAAgatagttgaatatatatataagtaGAGAACACCAGATGCGAATTCAAGTAGATGATTATGACTTATGATGCACATTTTTATGGTGTGATATTGCAATGTCATACCTGAAAGTTATCGAAATCGCGAGCTGGAATCTTGTCGTCGAACTTTTGCATGTCTTCCCAAGGTCCATCGCCAACTCCAACAAGAACTATCGCAAGCGGATATGCACTGTATCATAAACAAAGAATGAACATAGATTAAAAGAGTTCATGGTTTCTAAATAACATTTACTCCATCAAATTATCTACCTTGCATTAGCaattgctttgattgtcttctctTCTTGAGGGCTTAGTTCATAATCATTAGTATCTACACTTCTTGTAACCTTAAAATGAAACCAAACTTTCTTGTCAATGTGATTTGAGAAACATAATCACAAGTTTCGGTATCGTGTCAGTATCTGACACATGCACAGACACgtcttttttcagaggtgtcggtgttACAGAGGTTTATATACCTGACCATCTGCAATGATAACCAAGACATGAAATTGTCCATGACTTTTCTCAACTATGTCTATAGCAGCCTCAATGACAGGAGCATAAGAAGTTGGTCCTGAGAGTTTCAAGTTTGGAACAACTTTTTTGTAGCATTCCAAAACTTCCTCAAAACCATGGCAAGGTGAATGATCACTATGAAAGCTGAATACTTGTTGATCATGTGTAGTAGCTGTATAATTGAATTGAAAAATCTATTAATTAAATCACTTTTACATGTTACAGTATAGTTTAAGGAATAGAGAGAACTTACCATCACCAAAACCAAAGCATGGAATCAAGTTATCATCATCAAAGGGAGCCAAAGTCTTGCCAATAATTGATATGGCCTTCTCATAGGGGTTAGGtgtttctccaattgcatgtaggCTTCTATTATTGAATGAGACTTTACCTTCAATAACAAATTTGGATTCTTTAGCTTCAACGAAAAATTATatccaatgttttaaaaatcgaacAGAAAAGTTCAACTAGTTAAGCCATCAACTAACATTGTCGCATTGTCTATGGCTCTAttattaatttgagattttcacTTGCAATTTTGTCTCAATTCGAGCTATAGTAAGTCTGTTGAATCATGATCTACATGTTTTTTTAGCATAAATTGGGTATTCTTTCTGCGTAACTGCAGGGGCTAATCTCTCGAATTAGAGAAGATTTAGATGTTAGGATTAACTTTTAAAACAGTGATTAAAATCGAAACCTAACCATATATAACAAACTTTAGGTCTAAATCATGGATTTTTACATATAACTTGCATGACATGGATAATGGCTTATTGATGGAATCACTTATTTGTTTGTATGGTAGAACTTACCAGTCCATTCATTACTCTTTGTGAAATCAATTCCAAGGATGAGATTTGATGACTCTAAACCTTCTTTCCTAAGAGCCGCAATaacctataaaatataatttctattaaattcataataatttgaattgtttctctttttaaaaaaaaaaaaaacatctaaaACTAATAAAATCAAAATCTTAATCAATAAGAATAATTTGGTAATAAAGTTTACCAAATCCACCCAATAGAACATATGTTCATAAATATAGTAATGTCTTTAAAAAAGTTTGTTAACTCTAATTAAAGAAAAAGTAACATGCTTCCCCATACTTTTAATAttccttttctcttttatttaaagACAAACAATTTAATTAGTGGTGTCTATGGTTCAAGCTAGTGGTTCATTAGTCATTCCTTCCATTAACAaacaatttcattattttttgttacAATATATTCATCAAACTTACCGACAAAGGAATGCTAACTACTAAAAATTTCTCACACGTTATTGTGAATACTAGAGTCCAAACTCTGATGATGACGTTCAACCTAACAATATTAATTTCTGCAAATTGTGTTAGAATTTGCGGCTAATTTAATTTGTATCTATATATGTTATTTTATCAAACTTGtatcaattaaaaaattaattagctTCTAGTTTGTGattaattatgaaaataataaataatcacTTAGAAAAATTATAGGTTATGCTAACAAATAATTTATTTCACACAAAGAGAAGATTAATATTTAAACTTCATAAAAAACATCTtaacaaaaaaacataaaatgctATAATCTCTCAAATTATGATATATTCTTTCtag
Coding sequences:
- the LOC131636985 gene encoding RNA polymerase II C-terminal domain phosphatase-like 4, with translation MSDVTDSSDSDENDYLIACLEKDLIACLEDELDENLEDELDESSSNSSSDNEAESQNKLEGFRCSPSPISYYMVIVPSVKVGVCIHPGSFGGMCIYCGKTLDGESGLAFGFVHKGLRLHDEEVSRLCNNMTNLLCRKKLYLVLDLDHTLLNSTSLHRLSEEERPMITQKSYLEDVSKGSLFKVEHLQMVTKLRPFVRTFLKEASEIFDLCIYTLGDRNYSLEMAKLLDPEREYFNANSNVISRDDGTQNRKKHLGMVLENESAILILDDTKHVWPKHKDNLILMRRYLFFNSSCEHFGYKCKSLAELRIDESETDGALAKMLEVLKHIHYTFFKENHVDRDVRQVLSSLRSEILRGCVIVLSRALCRDFHTLKKIAKKLGATCLNTLEPNVTHVVSNSVGTRESKWALEEKKFLVNSQWIEDANFFWQKQPEENFSVEENN
- the LOC131636992 gene encoding E3 ubiquitin-protein ligase RGLG4-like → MGNFLGKNKKHESQKNHSSRNDREKGGRISSSNFHTQNQKPMSLPLPPPPPQVASSSMSKKSSFGKQDSGQTSKTMKPSKKYDFIPDNFTTLEQVIAALRKEGLESSNLILGIDFTKSNEWTGKVSFNNRSLHAIGETPNPYEKAISIIGKTLAPFDDDNLIPCFGFGDATTHDQQVFSFHSDHSPCHGFEEVLECYKKVVPNLKLSGPTSYAPVIEAAIDIVEKSHGQFHVLVIIADGQVTRSVDTNDYELSPQEEKTIKAIANASAYPLAIVLVGVGDGPWEDMQKFDDKIPARDFDNFQFVNFTKIMSKNSSPAEKEAAFALASLMEIPFQYKACIEFRKLGHVTGRAKRIIPKAPPVIYSRPAPTISTAPSISTAAAPPTTTDEQNQSACPVCLTEGRDMAFGCGHMTCRDCASKLSHCPICRVRITSRLRVYSG